In the genome of Microbacterium saperdae, one region contains:
- a CDS encoding succinate dehydrogenase hydrophobic membrane anchor subunit, with amino-acid sequence MTAQTVVAPVRRQRGFNLEKWGWIFMRASGIVLVVLIFGHLFINLMVGEGIHALDFAFIAGKFATPFWQWWDVLMLWLALIHGANGMRTIVNDYVTTEKARKALVWALGLAAGLLIILGTLVVFTFDPCLGVQPDSVLWTECAALVGN; translated from the coding sequence ATGACCGCGCAGACCGTCGTCGCCCCCGTCCGCCGCCAGCGCGGATTCAACCTCGAGAAGTGGGGATGGATCTTCATGCGCGCCTCGGGCATCGTGCTCGTCGTGCTGATCTTCGGCCACCTCTTCATCAACCTGATGGTCGGCGAGGGCATCCACGCCCTCGACTTCGCCTTCATCGCCGGCAAGTTCGCCACGCCGTTCTGGCAGTGGTGGGACGTGCTGATGCTGTGGCTCGCGCTGATCCACGGCGCCAACGGCATGCGCACCATCGTGAACGACTACGTCACCACCGAGAAGGCCCGCAAGGCGCTGGTCTGGGCGCTCGGTCTCGCGGCCGGTCTCCTGATCATCCTCGGCACCCTCGTGGTGTTCACCTTCGACCCGTGCCTGGGCGTGCAGCCGGACAGCGTCCTGTGGACCGAATGCGCCGCACTGGTCGGAAACTGA
- the sdhC gene encoding succinate dehydrogenase, cytochrome b556 subunit translates to MSTSARLTPSISETTSKTPRGTLYRGREGMWSWVLHRITGVAIFFFLLVHVLDTALIRVSPEAYNAVIGTYKNPIMALGEVVLVAGIVFHAMNGLRIIAVDFWSKGAKYQRQLFWGVLAVWVVIMAGFVPRHLMLAFAGFGGGH, encoded by the coding sequence GTGTCCACAAGCGCTCGCTTGACACCGTCGATTTCGGAAACCACGTCCAAGACCCCCCGCGGCACCCTTTACCGGGGACGCGAAGGCATGTGGTCGTGGGTGCTTCATCGCATCACCGGAGTCGCCATCTTCTTCTTCCTGTTGGTGCATGTGCTCGACACAGCGCTGATCAGGGTCTCGCCTGAGGCGTACAACGCCGTCATCGGCACGTACAAGAACCCGATCATGGCGCTCGGCGAGGTCGTGCTGGTCGCCGGCATCGTGTTCCACGCCATGAACGGCCTGCGCATCATCGCGGTCGACTTCTGGTCGAAGGGCGCCAAGTACCAGCGTCAGCTCTTCTGGGGCGTTCTCGCAGTGTGGGTCGTCATCATGGCCGGTTTCGTACCCCGCCACCTCATGCTCGCATTCGCCGGATTCGGAGGGGGTCACTGA
- a CDS encoding FG-GAP-like repeat-containing protein, which translates to MRHSPHGRSAARWRATAAALALAVAVAAAALAPTTASAAGGPAGSVFTQTNAQRYQAGLPALVSDPALDAAAAEWARHLASSCTFAHSSSTWRSSRVSASGWIATGENIAAGQPDATAVVTSWMNSPGHKANILDKRYTGLGVGYATGSCYRTYWVQIFGIGTPRKALPGGAGDLTSDRAADVLARSANGDLLVYPGTGSGAFRPAVTALQGWGNRPFVTLGDFTGDGIPDIARTEADGRLMLFSGNGRGGFGTPTQIGTGWSKFSQLIGGIDFDGDGLTDIIARTAGGELHLYRGNGRGGWLASGGGAKIGSGWQIMTAVSYVGDMNGDARGDLVARRSNGTLWLYPSTGKGGWAAPVQIGQGWNSLTAIFGAGDFDGNGTQDVIARDANGKLVLYGGTGRGGFLAGKVVGQGWSTMAQIG; encoded by the coding sequence ATGCGCCACTCCCCCCATGGTCGCTCCGCCGCTCGTTGGCGCGCCACAGCCGCAGCACTCGCTCTCGCCGTGGCCGTGGCCGCCGCCGCACTCGCACCGACGACCGCCTCCGCAGCGGGCGGACCGGCCGGAAGCGTCTTCACGCAGACCAATGCGCAGCGTTACCAGGCAGGGCTCCCCGCGCTCGTCTCGGATCCGGCGCTCGACGCCGCCGCCGCGGAATGGGCGCGGCACCTGGCGTCGTCCTGCACGTTCGCGCACAGCTCGTCGACGTGGCGGAGTTCGCGGGTGTCGGCATCCGGATGGATCGCGACCGGCGAGAACATCGCGGCCGGCCAACCGGACGCCACGGCCGTCGTCACCAGCTGGATGAACTCGCCCGGCCACAAGGCGAACATCCTCGACAAGCGGTACACCGGGCTCGGCGTCGGCTATGCGACCGGCTCCTGCTATCGCACCTACTGGGTGCAGATCTTCGGCATCGGCACACCGCGCAAGGCCCTCCCCGGGGGCGCGGGGGACCTCACCAGCGATCGTGCAGCCGACGTCCTGGCACGGTCCGCGAACGGAGACCTCCTCGTCTACCCCGGCACCGGATCTGGTGCCTTCCGTCCCGCCGTCACGGCGTTGCAGGGATGGGGGAACCGACCTTTCGTCACACTCGGCGACTTCACCGGTGACGGCATCCCCGACATCGCCCGCACGGAGGCGGACGGCAGGCTGATGCTGTTCTCCGGGAACGGACGCGGGGGCTTCGGGACACCGACCCAGATCGGCACGGGCTGGTCGAAGTTCTCGCAGCTCATCGGCGGCATCGACTTCGACGGCGACGGACTCACCGACATCATCGCCCGCACGGCGGGTGGGGAACTCCATCTCTACCGCGGCAACGGCCGCGGCGGCTGGCTCGCGAGCGGCGGTGGCGCCAAGATCGGCAGCGGCTGGCAGATCATGACCGCGGTCTCGTACGTCGGGGACATGAACGGCGACGCACGCGGAGACCTCGTCGCGCGCCGCAGCAACGGCACGCTCTGGCTGTACCCCAGCACCGGGAAGGGCGGCTGGGCCGCTCCCGTGCAGATCGGGCAGGGCTGGAACTCTCTGACGGCGATCTTCGGGGCAGGCGACTTCGACGGGAACGGCACGCAGGACGTGATCGCCCGCGATGCGAACGGGAAACTCGTCCTCTACGGCGGCACGGGCCGCGGCGGATTCCTCGCCGGCAAGGTCGTCGGTCAGGGCTGGAGCACGATGGCGCAGATCGGCTGA
- a CDS encoding mannose-1-phosphate guanylyltransferase, with protein MIEPIQDFYAVIPAGGIGSRLWPLSRADAPKFLHDLTGSGHSLLRDTWDRLEPLAGPDRIAVVTGRAHRAAVEAELPGIDDLNVFLESEPRESAAAIGLAAAILHRRDPEVIIGSFSADHVIRGTQVFEWAVQQAVQVAREGYICTIGIPPTEPSVGFGYIRKAGELVVDGAPEAALVERFVEKPDLETAKEYVADRSYLWNAGMFIAKASVLLGELAANEPELYAGLSELAEAWDDRERRGPAVDRIWPKLKKIAIDYAVAEPAAERGRLAVIPGHFDWDDVGDFASLTKLITHGRKNDLAVLGPNARVLSDAASGILVSQTNRVISLVGVQDIVVVDTPDALLVTTVEHAQRVKGVVESLKLTGQGDVL; from the coding sequence ATGATCGAGCCGATTCAGGATTTCTACGCTGTGATCCCCGCGGGTGGCATCGGAAGCAGGCTCTGGCCACTCTCTCGTGCCGACGCGCCGAAGTTCCTCCACGACCTCACCGGATCGGGACACTCGCTGCTGCGCGACACATGGGACCGGTTGGAGCCGCTCGCGGGTCCCGATCGCATCGCCGTCGTCACCGGTCGTGCGCACCGCGCCGCCGTGGAGGCGGAACTCCCCGGCATCGACGACCTGAACGTCTTCCTGGAGTCGGAGCCGCGCGAGTCCGCTGCGGCGATCGGACTCGCCGCGGCGATCCTGCACCGCCGCGACCCCGAGGTGATCATCGGCTCGTTCAGCGCCGACCATGTCATCCGCGGCACCCAGGTGTTCGAGTGGGCCGTGCAGCAGGCCGTGCAGGTCGCCCGCGAGGGGTACATCTGCACGATCGGCATCCCCCCGACCGAACCGTCCGTCGGGTTCGGCTACATCCGCAAGGCGGGAGAGCTCGTCGTCGACGGTGCTCCCGAGGCGGCTCTGGTCGAGCGCTTCGTCGAGAAGCCCGACCTCGAGACCGCGAAGGAGTACGTCGCCGACCGCAGCTATCTGTGGAACGCCGGCATGTTCATCGCGAAGGCGAGCGTTCTCCTCGGAGAGCTGGCCGCCAACGAGCCGGAACTCTACGCCGGGCTGTCGGAGCTCGCCGAGGCCTGGGACGACCGCGAGCGCCGGGGCCCGGCCGTCGACCGGATCTGGCCGAAGCTGAAGAAGATCGCCATCGACTACGCCGTGGCAGAGCCGGCCGCGGAGCGCGGGCGGCTGGCGGTCATCCCCGGCCACTTCGACTGGGACGATGTGGGGGACTTCGCCTCCCTCACCAAGCTCATCACGCACGGACGCAAGAACGACCTCGCCGTGCTCGGCCCGAACGCCCGCGTGCTGTCGGACGCCGCCAGCGGAATCCTGGTGAGCCAGACCAATCGTGTGATCAGTCTGGTCGGCGTGCAGGACATCGTGGTGGTCGATACCCCGGACGCGCTCCTCGTCACGACGGTCGAGCACGCGCAGCGCGTCAAGGGTGTCGTGGAGTCGCTCAAGCTGACCGGCCAGGGCGACGTGCTCTGA
- a CDS encoding BMP family lipoprotein → MTISTTKKLLGATIAAGVVFALAGCGQAPTDKPAGSEKPVDSDFLPCLVSDAGGWNDKSFNQSAKEGMDSAAKELDIKPLEFESANDNDYAPNLETAVSEGCSLIVSVGFKLSAATVESALANPEIDYAIIDDWADNDFDGNVDAPNVKPLVFDTAQAAYLGGYAAAAWSAQSGVNKVGTFGGMQIPSVAVFMDGYQLGVEKYNEDKSASVEVFGWDAGTQKGSFTGGFDANDTAKQTAQGVLDQGVDVILPVGGPVYQSAAAAIADSGKDTLMLGVDSDLAVADPSVADVTLVSIMKAIDVAVHDATISAAAGEFDPAPYIGTLENEGVKLSGFGSFESQLPDGLLDEIAELQKQIIAGDITVESKNSP, encoded by the coding sequence TTGACCATCTCCACCACCAAGAAGCTGCTCGGCGCGACAATCGCCGCGGGCGTCGTCTTCGCACTCGCCGGCTGTGGCCAGGCACCGACCGACAAGCCTGCAGGCTCAGAGAAGCCGGTCGACTCCGACTTCCTTCCCTGCCTCGTCTCCGACGCCGGCGGATGGAACGACAAGTCGTTCAACCAGTCCGCCAAGGAGGGTATGGACAGCGCCGCGAAGGAGCTGGACATCAAGCCGCTCGAGTTCGAGTCGGCGAACGACAACGACTACGCGCCGAACCTGGAGACCGCTGTCTCCGAGGGCTGCTCGCTCATCGTCTCGGTCGGCTTCAAGCTGTCCGCCGCGACCGTCGAGTCGGCACTGGCGAACCCTGAGATCGACTACGCGATCATCGACGACTGGGCCGACAACGACTTCGACGGCAACGTCGATGCGCCGAACGTCAAGCCCCTCGTCTTCGACACGGCTCAGGCTGCCTACCTCGGTGGCTACGCCGCTGCGGCATGGTCGGCTCAGAGCGGTGTGAACAAGGTCGGCACCTTCGGTGGAATGCAGATCCCGTCCGTCGCCGTGTTCATGGACGGCTACCAGCTCGGCGTCGAGAAGTACAACGAGGACAAGTCGGCGTCGGTCGAGGTCTTCGGTTGGGACGCGGGCACGCAGAAGGGCTCCTTCACCGGCGGCTTCGATGCGAACGACACCGCAAAGCAGACCGCTCAGGGCGTGCTCGACCAGGGTGTCGACGTGATCCTCCCGGTCGGTGGACCGGTCTACCAGAGCGCAGCTGCGGCGATCGCCGACAGCGGCAAGGACACCCTGATGCTCGGTGTCGACAGCGACCTCGCCGTGGCAGACCCGAGCGTGGCCGACGTCACGCTGGTCTCGATCATGAAGGCGATCGACGTGGCCGTCCACGACGCGACCATCTCGGCCGCCGCGGGCGAGTTCGACCCGGCTCCGTACATCGGCACGCTCGAGAACGAGGGCGTCAAGCTCTCCGGCTTCGGCAGCTTCGAGTCGCAGCTCCCGGACGGACTGCTCGACGAGATCGCCGAACTGCAGAAGCAGATCATCGCCGGCGACATCACGGTGGAGTCGAAGAACTCGCCGTGA
- a CDS encoding ABC transporter ATP-binding protein: MKLELRGITKRFGSLVANDHIDLVVAPGEIHALLGENGAGKSTLMNVLYGLYQADEGEILLDDEVQHFRGPGDAMAAGIGMVHQHFMLVPVFTVAENVMLGHEQTKALGTLDIAKAREHVRSVAARFGFDIDPDALVGDLPVGVQQRVEIIKALSRDAKVLVFDEPTAVLTPQETDELMAIMRQLRDEGTAIVFITHKLREVREVADKITIVRLGRVVGEASPTATNSELASLMVGRAVELTVHKEAPRLGEGGLEVAGLRVLTPTGAIVVDGIDFAVRPGEVLAIAGVQGNGQTELVEAIVGLAARVEGSIVLDGKELVGKSVRAILDAGVGFVPEDRTEDGLVAGFSVAENLILDRSDDPAFSRAGTLRRAALEEFARERIREYDIRTQGPHTPAGTLSGGNQQKVVIAREMSRELRLLVAAQPTRGVDVGSIEFIHKRIIETRDSGIPVIVVSTELDEVAALADRIAVMYRGAIVGIVPGDTPRETLGLMMAGAAEGEVAA, translated from the coding sequence ATGAAGCTCGAACTTCGCGGCATCACCAAGCGATTCGGTAGCCTCGTGGCGAACGACCACATCGATCTGGTGGTCGCGCCGGGGGAGATCCACGCGCTCCTCGGCGAGAACGGCGCGGGCAAGTCCACGCTGATGAATGTGCTCTACGGCCTCTATCAGGCTGATGAGGGCGAGATCCTCCTCGATGACGAGGTGCAGCATTTCCGCGGTCCCGGTGACGCGATGGCTGCGGGGATCGGCATGGTCCACCAACACTTCATGCTCGTCCCGGTCTTCACCGTGGCCGAGAACGTCATGCTCGGTCACGAGCAGACCAAGGCCCTCGGCACGCTCGACATCGCGAAGGCGCGAGAGCACGTGCGGTCGGTCGCCGCCCGGTTCGGTTTCGACATCGACCCGGATGCGCTGGTGGGGGATCTCCCTGTCGGCGTGCAGCAGCGCGTCGAGATCATCAAGGCGCTCTCGCGTGACGCGAAGGTGCTCGTGTTCGACGAGCCGACGGCCGTGCTCACGCCCCAGGAGACGGACGAGCTGATGGCCATCATGCGCCAGCTCCGCGACGAGGGCACCGCGATCGTCTTCATCACTCACAAGCTGCGCGAGGTGCGCGAGGTCGCCGACAAGATCACCATCGTCCGGCTCGGCCGCGTCGTCGGTGAGGCATCGCCGACCGCCACGAACTCCGAGCTCGCCTCGCTCATGGTCGGCAGGGCCGTCGAGCTCACCGTGCACAAGGAGGCGCCGCGCCTCGGCGAGGGCGGCCTCGAAGTGGCGGGACTGCGTGTCCTCACTCCCACGGGAGCGATCGTCGTCGACGGCATCGACTTCGCCGTGCGCCCGGGGGAGGTCCTCGCGATCGCCGGTGTGCAGGGCAACGGCCAGACGGAGCTCGTCGAGGCCATCGTCGGCCTCGCCGCCCGCGTCGAGGGATCCATCGTGCTCGACGGCAAGGAGCTCGTCGGCAAGAGCGTGCGGGCGATCCTCGATGCCGGTGTCGGATTCGTGCCGGAGGATCGTACCGAGGACGGGCTGGTCGCCGGGTTCTCGGTGGCGGAGAACCTCATCCTCGACCGCTCCGACGATCCCGCCTTCAGTCGCGCGGGCACACTGCGCCGGGCCGCACTCGAGGAGTTCGCGCGTGAGCGCATCCGCGAGTACGACATCCGGACCCAGGGACCGCACACGCCCGCCGGGACGCTCTCGGGCGGAAACCAGCAGAAGGTCGTGATCGCGCGCGAGATGAGCCGCGAGCTGCGACTGCTGGTGGCCGCGCAGCCGACCCGAGGGGTGGACGTCGGCTCGATCGAGTTCATCCACAAGCGGATCATCGAGACGCGCGATTCTGGCATCCCGGTGATCGTCGTGTCGACCGAGCTCGACGAGGTCGCGGCTCTCGCGGATCGGATCGCGGTCATGTACCGCGGCGCGATCGTCGGCATCGTGCCCGGCGACACACCCAGAGAGACACTCGGACTCATGATGGCCGGAGCGGCCGAAGGGGAGGTGGCCGCGTGA
- a CDS encoding ABC transporter permease — translation MSGATPGAGDVTKGLPPEQLATSTGTVPRDPSDVPPPPRGNVVLKEMLRGNAVTTVLAIVLALIVGGVLIALTNEDVQAASGYFFAQPGDTFVAAWNAVYNGYEALFRGAIFNARGADFAAQIRPLTNTLGFAAPLIAAGLGVALAFRVGLFNIGARGQMLIGVAVAALLTFSLDLPIWLHIPVTLIAGIAGGALWGAIAGLIKARTGAHEVILTIMLNYIAYYLLLWMIRTPGLLQKPGTNQALGSATPESAQFPTLLGPQFPLLDFGFVVVIVATLFVWWLIERSALGMRMRAVGENPHAARAAGISVQRIYVYAMLFAGGLAGLAGMNQLQGAVTTGVTETIDAGIGFDAITVALLGRSRAWGTFAAGILFGALKAGSFSMQAQDIPVDIVLVVQSLVVLFIAAPPLLRTVFFLPKTDIEKAARLRAKAAKKAVAA, via the coding sequence GTGAGCGGAGCGACGCCCGGCGCGGGAGACGTGACCAAGGGGCTGCCGCCCGAGCAGCTCGCCACCAGCACCGGCACGGTTCCCCGTGACCCGTCCGATGTGCCGCCGCCTCCGCGCGGCAACGTCGTCCTCAAGGAGATGCTCCGCGGCAACGCCGTGACGACGGTCCTCGCGATCGTGCTGGCGCTGATCGTGGGCGGCGTCCTCATCGCATTGACGAACGAGGACGTGCAGGCGGCATCCGGCTACTTCTTCGCGCAGCCCGGCGACACCTTCGTCGCGGCGTGGAACGCCGTGTACAACGGATACGAGGCGCTGTTCCGCGGCGCGATCTTCAACGCCCGCGGCGCGGACTTCGCCGCCCAGATCCGTCCGCTGACGAACACGCTCGGCTTCGCCGCGCCGCTGATCGCGGCCGGTCTCGGTGTCGCGCTGGCGTTCCGCGTCGGCCTGTTCAACATCGGTGCCCGCGGCCAGATGCTCATCGGTGTCGCTGTCGCGGCCCTGCTGACCTTCTCGCTCGACCTGCCGATCTGGCTGCACATCCCGGTGACGCTGATCGCCGGTATCGCGGGCGGTGCTCTCTGGGGCGCGATCGCCGGACTCATCAAGGCGCGCACCGGCGCGCACGAGGTGATCCTGACGATCATGCTCAACTACATCGCGTACTACCTGCTGCTGTGGATGATCCGCACCCCCGGCCTGCTCCAGAAGCCGGGCACGAATCAGGCGCTCGGGTCGGCCACGCCGGAGAGCGCGCAGTTCCCGACGTTGCTGGGACCGCAGTTCCCGCTGCTCGATTTCGGCTTCGTGGTCGTGATCGTGGCGACGCTGTTCGTCTGGTGGCTCATCGAACGCTCGGCGCTCGGCATGCGCATGCGCGCGGTGGGCGAGAACCCGCACGCCGCACGCGCCGCCGGCATCAGCGTGCAGCGCATCTACGTCTACGCGATGCTGTTCGCGGGAGGACTTGCGGGTCTCGCCGGAATGAACCAGCTCCAGGGTGCCGTCACCACGGGTGTCACCGAGACCATCGACGCCGGCATCGGTTTCGACGCGATCACCGTCGCGCTCCTCGGTCGCAGCCGCGCATGGGGCACGTTCGCCGCCGGCATCCTGTTCGGCGCGCTCAAGGCGGGTTCGTTCTCGATGCAGGCGCAGGACATCCCGGTCGACATCGTGCTCGTGGTGCAGTCCCTCGTGGTGCTGTTCATCGCCGCACCGCCACTGCTGCGCACGGTGTTCTTCCTCCCGAAGACCGATATCGAGAAGGCTGCCAGGCTCAGAGCCAAGGCCGCGAAGAAGGCGGTGGCGGCATGA
- a CDS encoding ABC transporter permease: protein MSLVQTQAADGTVQLATVKQRHLKAPIVLAGATVLLALLFLLVPRDGISTFRLSDQSSAFALPDVALPTASTFWVVFGILVVLTVGAFLGAWTYRKPSLWLVVAYGVLAVFAFLVWAAAGGLVPVTSLLFGAVSLSVPLVFGALGGVIGERAGVVNVAIEGQLLLGAFSAALLSSITGNPFVGLVGAMIGGVLVASVLAAFAIKYLVEQVIVGVVLNVLVTGLTGFLYGALLAPNEAALNTPVRFPRVEIPLLSDIPIIGPVLFNQTFIGYLMFITVAVVAWGLYRTRWGLRLRAVGEHPQAADTVGIKVNPTRFWNVLLAGAIAGMGGAYFTLVSVPQFGKDMTAGLGFIALAAVIFGRWDPIRATLAALLFGFATNLQNLLSILKTPIPGEFMLMLPYVVTLLAVAGFAGQIKAPAADGKPYIKS, encoded by the coding sequence ATGTCCCTCGTGCAGACCCAGGCCGCTGACGGCACGGTGCAGCTCGCGACCGTGAAGCAGCGGCACCTCAAGGCGCCGATCGTGCTGGCGGGTGCCACGGTCCTCCTCGCCCTGCTGTTCCTGCTCGTGCCGCGTGACGGCATCAGCACCTTCCGGCTCTCCGACCAGTCGTCCGCGTTCGCGCTGCCCGACGTCGCACTGCCGACGGCCTCGACCTTCTGGGTCGTGTTCGGCATCCTGGTGGTGCTCACGGTCGGAGCGTTCCTCGGCGCATGGACCTACCGGAAGCCGTCGCTGTGGCTGGTCGTCGCCTACGGCGTCCTCGCCGTCTTCGCGTTCCTCGTGTGGGCGGCCGCCGGCGGGCTCGTGCCCGTCACCAGCCTCCTGTTCGGTGCGGTGTCGTTGTCGGTGCCGCTGGTGTTCGGTGCGCTCGGCGGTGTGATCGGCGAGCGCGCCGGTGTCGTGAACGTCGCGATCGAGGGCCAGCTGCTCCTCGGCGCGTTCTCTGCCGCCCTGCTCTCCAGCATCACCGGCAACCCGTTCGTCGGACTGGTCGGCGCCATGATCGGCGGCGTCCTGGTCGCCAGCGTGCTCGCGGCGTTCGCGATCAAGTACCTCGTCGAGCAGGTCATCGTCGGTGTCGTGCTCAACGTACTGGTCACCGGTCTCACCGGTTTCCTCTACGGTGCGCTGCTCGCGCCGAACGAGGCCGCGCTGAACACCCCTGTGCGCTTCCCTCGCGTCGAGATCCCGCTGCTGAGCGACATCCCGATCATCGGACCGGTGCTCTTCAACCAGACCTTCATCGGGTACCTGATGTTCATCACCGTCGCCGTCGTCGCGTGGGGCCTGTACCGCACGCGATGGGGACTGCGGCTGCGCGCCGTGGGTGAGCACCCGCAGGCGGCGGACACCGTGGGCATCAAGGTCAATCCCACCCGGTTCTGGAACGTGCTGCTGGCCGGTGCGATCGCCGGCATGGGCGGTGCGTACTTCACGCTCGTCTCCGTGCCGCAGTTCGGCAAGGACATGACCGCCGGCCTCGGATTCATCGCCCTCGCGGCCGTGATCTTCGGTCGGTGGGACCCGATCCGTGCGACGCTCGCCGCGTTGCTGTTCGGGTTCGCGACCAACCTCCAGAATCTGCTCTCGATCCTGAAGACGCCGATCCCCGGCGAGTTCATGCTCATGCTGCCGTACGTCGTGACGTTGCTCGCTGTCGCCGGATTCGCGGGACAGATCAAGGCGCCTGCCGCCGACGGCAAGCCGTACATCAAGTCGTAG
- a CDS encoding cytidine deaminase, whose protein sequence is MTDIDWDELRQVATEAMAKAYAPYSRYKVGAAALVGDGRIVAGCNVENASYGVTLCAECALVGDLHMSGGGKLVAFVCVNNDGQTIMPCGRCRQLLFEHAMPGMLLETVSGIRTIDEVLPDAFGPRDLEDAR, encoded by the coding sequence ATGACTGACATCGACTGGGACGAGCTCCGTCAGGTCGCGACCGAGGCGATGGCCAAGGCGTATGCGCCGTACTCGCGGTACAAGGTCGGAGCCGCCGCGCTCGTCGGCGATGGCCGCATCGTGGCCGGCTGCAACGTGGAGAACGCCTCGTACGGTGTGACGCTGTGCGCCGAATGCGCACTCGTCGGCGATCTGCACATGTCCGGCGGAGGAAAGCTCGTCGCATTCGTGTGCGTGAACAACGACGGACAGACGATCATGCCGTGCGGGCGGTGTCGTCAGCTGCTCTTCGAGCACGCGATGCCCGGGATGCTGTTGGAGACCGTCTCCGGCATCCGCACGATCGACGAGGTGCTGCCCGATGCGTTCGGGCCGCGTGACCTGGAGGATGCACGATGA
- a CDS encoding thymidine phosphorylase, whose translation MTVEPYDAVDVIRSKRDGGVVAEPALRWMVDAYTRGYVSDAQMASFAMAIFQRGMERDEIRVLTDAMIASGERMSFASLGKKTVDKHSTGGVGDKITLPLAPLVAVFGVAVPQLSGRGLGHTGGTLDKLESIPGWRAALSNEEMFAQMQGDVGAVICAAGSGLAPADKKLYALRDVTGTVEAIPLIASSIMSKKIAEGTDALVLDVKFGSGAFMQDIDRARELARTMVALGTDSGVATTALLTDMNVPLGRAIGNANEVRESVEILAGGGPADVRELTVALAREMLALAGQPDAEVEAALDDGRAMDGWKAMIRAQDGDPDAALPTARETHVVTATSDGVISRLDALPFGVAAWRLGAGRARAEDPVILEAGIDLHAKPGDRVVAGQPLFTLSAADEARFPRALEALEGAWEIGAEAPAAGPIVRERITA comes from the coding sequence ATGACCGTTGAGCCTTACGACGCGGTGGACGTCATCCGCTCCAAGCGCGATGGCGGCGTCGTCGCCGAACCTGCCCTGCGCTGGATGGTCGACGCCTACACGCGCGGATACGTCTCGGATGCGCAGATGGCCTCGTTCGCGATGGCGATCTTCCAGCGCGGCATGGAGCGCGACGAGATCCGCGTGCTCACCGACGCGATGATCGCCTCGGGAGAGCGGATGAGCTTCGCCTCGCTGGGCAAGAAGACCGTCGACAAGCACTCCACCGGTGGCGTCGGCGACAAGATCACGCTCCCTCTGGCCCCGCTCGTCGCGGTCTTCGGCGTCGCGGTCCCGCAGCTCAGCGGTCGCGGCCTGGGTCACACCGGCGGCACGCTCGACAAGCTCGAGTCGATCCCCGGCTGGCGTGCGGCACTCAGCAACGAGGAGATGTTCGCGCAGATGCAGGGCGACGTGGGCGCGGTCATCTGCGCCGCGGGCTCCGGTCTCGCTCCCGCCGACAAGAAGCTGTACGCGCTGCGTGATGTCACGGGGACCGTCGAGGCGATCCCGCTGATCGCATCCAGCATCATGTCGAAGAAGATCGCCGAGGGCACGGACGCCCTGGTGCTCGATGTGAAGTTCGGCTCCGGCGCCTTCATGCAGGACATCGACCGTGCCCGCGAGCTCGCCCGCACCATGGTCGCGCTGGGCACGGACTCCGGCGTCGCCACCACCGCGCTGCTGACCGACATGAACGTGCCGCTCGGACGTGCGATCGGCAACGCGAACGAGGTACGCGAATCCGTCGAGATCCTGGCCGGAGGCGGGCCCGCCGACGTCCGCGAGCTCACGGTCGCGCTCGCCAGGGAGATGCTCGCCCTTGCGGGGCAGCCGGATGCCGAGGTGGAGGCCGCACTCGACGACGGTCGTGCCATGGACGGATGGAAGGCCATGATCCGTGCACAGGACGGCGACCCCGACGCGGCGCTGCCGACGGCTCGGGAGACGCATGTCGTCACCGCGACCTCCGACGGTGTGATCTCGCGTCTGGACGCTCTCCCGTTCGGTGTCGCCGCCTGGCGTCTCGGCGCCGGTCGTGCCCGCGCGGAAGACCCGGTGATCCTCGAGGCGGGGATCGACCTGCACGCGAAGCCGGGCGACCGTGTGGTCGCAGGCCAGCCTCTCTTCACGCTGTCGGCCGCCGACGAGGCGCGCTTCCCGCGTGCACTCGAGGCTCTCGAGGGTGCGTGGGAGATCGGTGCGGAGGCGCCTGCGGCCGGTCCGATCGTGCGCGAGCGCATCACGGCCTAG